One Nostoc punctiforme PCC 73102 DNA window includes the following coding sequences:
- the bchB gene encoding ferredoxin:protochlorophyllide reductase (ATP-dependent) subunit B: MKLAYWMYAGPAHIGTLRIASSFKNVHAIMHAPIGDDYFNVMRSMLSRERDFTPVTTSVVDRNVLARGSQEKVVDNIVRKDAEEHPDLIVLTPTCTSSILQEDLHNFVERAQLEAKGDVMLADVNHYRYNELQAADRTLDQIVQYYIEKARKRGELAEGKTAKPSVNIIGTTTLGFHNNHDCTELKRLMADLGIKVNTLIPEGASVNDLKKMSQAWFNLVPYRELGLTTARYLEEQFGTPYIDITPMGVVETARCIRKIQQVINAQGAEVDYENFINEQTLHVSQAAWFSRSIDCQNLTGKKAVVFGDNTHAAAITKILAREMGIHVVWAGTYCKYDAGWFREQVSEYCDEVLISEDHGEIGDAIARVEPSAIFGTQMERHVGKRLDIPCGVIAAPIHVQNFPIGYKPFMGYEGTNQITDLIYNSFTLGMEDHLLEIFGGHDTKEVITRGISADSDLNWTKDGQAELNKIPGFVRGKVKRNTEKFARDRGFKEINAEVLYAAKEAVGA, translated from the coding sequence ATGAAATTGGCTTACTGGATGTATGCAGGCCCAGCCCACATCGGCACTCTGCGAATCGCTAGCTCTTTTAAAAATGTCCATGCGATCATGCACGCTCCCATTGGCGATGACTACTTTAACGTCATGCGCTCCATGCTATCGCGGGAGAGGGATTTCACTCCGGTAACAACCAGTGTCGTCGATCGCAACGTTTTGGCACGCGGCTCCCAAGAGAAGGTAGTAGATAACATCGTCCGCAAGGATGCCGAGGAACACCCAGATTTGATTGTGTTAACTCCCACCTGCACCTCCAGCATCTTGCAAGAGGATTTGCACAACTTTGTCGAACGGGCGCAGTTGGAAGCGAAAGGAGACGTAATGCTGGCGGATGTAAACCACTACCGCTATAACGAACTGCAAGCCGCCGATCGCACTCTCGATCAAATTGTCCAATACTACATTGAAAAAGCCCGGAAGCGGGGCGAATTAGCTGAGGGCAAAACTGCAAAGCCCTCGGTTAACATCATCGGTACTACTACCCTCGGTTTCCACAACAATCACGATTGCACCGAACTCAAGCGGCTGATGGCTGATTTGGGAATTAAGGTTAATACCTTGATTCCTGAAGGTGCTTCGGTGAATGACTTGAAAAAGATGTCCCAAGCTTGGTTTAACCTGGTGCCTTACCGTGAACTCGGTTTGACCACAGCGCGTTACCTGGAAGAACAATTCGGCACACCTTATATAGACATTACTCCAATGGGTGTAGTGGAAACTGCCCGTTGTATTCGCAAGATTCAGCAGGTAATTAACGCTCAAGGTGCAGAAGTCGACTACGAAAACTTCATCAATGAACAAACCCTCCATGTCTCTCAAGCTGCTTGGTTCTCCCGTTCAATTGACTGTCAAAACTTGACTGGCAAAAAAGCTGTGGTCTTTGGTGACAACACCCACGCCGCCGCCATTACTAAGATTCTGGCGCGAGAAATGGGGATTCATGTTGTTTGGGCTGGAACCTACTGCAAATATGATGCAGGCTGGTTCCGCGAACAGGTTAGCGAGTATTGCGATGAAGTGCTAATTTCCGAAGATCATGGTGAAATTGGGGATGCGATTGCTCGTGTCGAACCCTCTGCCATTTTCGGCACCCAAATGGAACGCCACGTTGGTAAGCGTTTGGATATTCCCTGCGGCGTAATTGCTGCACCAATCCACGTCCAAAACTTCCCTATTGGTTACAAACCATTTATGGGTTACGAAGGCACGAATCAAATTACAGATTTAATCTACAATTCCTTCACTTTGGGAATGGAAGATCACCTGTTAGAAATCTTCGGTGGTCACGATACCAAAGAAGTTATTACTAGGGGAATTTCTGCTGATTCTGATTTGAATTGGACAAAAGATGGTCAAGCAGAATTGAATAAGATTCCTGGATTTGTGCGCGGCAAAGTGAAGCGAAATACTGAGAAATTTGCCCGCGATCGCGGTTTCAAAGAAATCAACGCTGAGGTGTTGTACGCCGCTAAGGAAGCTGTGGGGGCGTAG
- a CDS encoding peptidylprolyl isomerase yields the protein MNFPEINIPGNGKLHARLITSLGEIVVRLEEERTPNTVKNFVGLATGTIDWKDPKTGESGKGTPAYDGVRFHRVIPDFMIQCGDPLSRYLDTASRWGTGGPGYQFEDEFHPELRHTGAGILSMANAGRGTNGSQWFITEAPTPHLDNKHSVFGEVVQGLDIVNKIANVPTTRDRPNQEVVLQKVEIFRQ from the coding sequence ATGAACTTTCCAGAAATTAATATTCCCGGTAATGGCAAGCTGCACGCTCGTTTAATTACTTCCTTGGGTGAAATTGTAGTTCGTTTGGAAGAAGAGCGAACCCCCAACACCGTCAAAAATTTTGTTGGTCTAGCAACCGGAACAATCGACTGGAAAGACCCTAAAACTGGTGAATCTGGCAAAGGAACTCCAGCTTACGATGGGGTTCGCTTTCACCGGGTCATCCCTGATTTTATGATTCAGTGTGGCGATCCTCTGAGTCGTTATTTAGATACAGCCAGCCGATGGGGTACTGGTGGCCCAGGATATCAATTTGAGGATGAGTTTCATCCTGAATTGAGACACACTGGTGCAGGTATCCTGTCGATGGCTAATGCGGGACGCGGTACTAATGGTTCGCAATGGTTCATTACAGAAGCACCAACGCCTCACCTTGACAACAAACACAGTGTTTTTGGTGAAGTTGTCCAAGGTCTAGATATAGTCAACAAGATCGCTAATGTGCCCACGACTAGAGATCGTCCGAATCAAGAAGTGGTGTTACAAAAAGTAGAAATTTTTCGGCAGTAA
- a CDS encoding primary-amine oxidase, with translation MIKRLRRFLWLAIAIIVFISLSIGLMGILTALQPAISHPLTSLTEAEISTAVSVIQKEKTLSEMAAFPLIALQEPDKEEVLKFTPGKAFARKAFLIIYERCLRQGRCPTQNKTYEGIVDLKNKTLNSWKEIPFVQPAIVNPEYELATKVVKADPRWQKAMLRRGITDFDRVKISSWAPGILSQQEEAAGNRLCRSLSYYQGQNWNYYGSPIEGVVATVNLNTGKIVSFIDKGNVPFSKENWNYDLKSLGKLLSAPKALKLLQPNGKSFQIKDNEISWQGWKFRYLMHPRSGLALYQVTYDDGKNIRPVLYRASISEMVVPYGDPDPTWSFRNAFDVGEYNLGLLANTMELGKEIPENGLLLDAVFANEQGEPYKIPGVVGIYERDRGMLWKHYDYNTQRNDVRRSRELVMSMTTAVDNYDYSLNWIFHQDGTLEVQNELTGIVLAQGTVAQKQSEDDSYGRLIAKNIFGVNHQHFFNYRLDFDVDGQANSVMEMNVKALPMDEKNPLGNAIAVAETPLTKETAAIRDLDMKSSREWMIVSADKKNPLGAAPGYMLMPGGNSMFLPVEGSKIRQRAEFATHHVWVTKYKPTELYAGGDYPNQTQPGQGLPKYIADDEPLMGEDIVLWYTMGVTHIPRSEDWPVMPVHRVGFKLVPRGFFNRNPAINLPE, from the coding sequence ATGATTAAGCGGCTAAGGCGTTTTTTGTGGCTAGCTATTGCCATAATTGTTTTTATTTCTCTCTCAATTGGATTAATGGGAATATTGACGGCTCTACAGCCTGCGATTTCCCATCCTCTTACTTCGCTAACAGAGGCAGAAATTAGTACAGCTGTTTCGGTCATTCAAAAAGAAAAAACTTTGAGCGAAATGGCAGCTTTTCCACTGATTGCTTTACAAGAACCAGATAAAGAAGAAGTTCTAAAATTTACACCTGGTAAAGCTTTCGCAAGAAAAGCTTTTTTGATAATCTATGAGCGATGCCTGCGGCAAGGACGCTGTCCTACGCAAAACAAAACTTATGAGGGAATTGTTGATCTAAAAAACAAAACTTTAAATTCCTGGAAAGAAATACCCTTTGTTCAGCCTGCGATCGTCAATCCAGAATATGAATTGGCAACTAAGGTAGTTAAAGCCGATCCTCGATGGCAAAAAGCGATGCTAAGGCGAGGAATTACCGATTTTGATCGTGTCAAAATCAGTTCATGGGCCCCAGGAATCCTGAGTCAACAGGAAGAAGCGGCAGGTAATCGTCTTTGCCGCAGCTTATCTTATTACCAGGGACAAAACTGGAATTATTACGGTAGTCCCATTGAGGGAGTAGTAGCAACTGTCAATTTGAACACAGGTAAAATCGTCAGTTTCATTGACAAGGGAAACGTACCTTTCTCTAAAGAAAACTGGAACTATGATCTAAAATCCTTGGGCAAATTACTTTCAGCGCCGAAAGCATTGAAACTTCTCCAACCCAATGGTAAAAGTTTCCAGATTAAAGACAATGAAATTAGCTGGCAAGGTTGGAAGTTTCGGTATTTAATGCATCCTCGTAGTGGATTGGCATTGTACCAAGTAACATACGATGATGGGAAAAATATCAGACCAGTTTTATACCGCGCTAGCATCTCGGAGATGGTAGTCCCTTACGGCGATCCAGATCCCACCTGGTCGTTTAGGAATGCATTTGATGTTGGGGAATATAATCTTGGTTTGCTAGCAAATACGATGGAGTTAGGTAAGGAAATTCCTGAAAACGGCCTTTTGCTGGATGCTGTATTTGCTAATGAGCAGGGAGAACCTTATAAGATACCAGGGGTTGTTGGCATCTATGAACGCGATCGCGGAATGCTGTGGAAACACTATGATTACAATACTCAGCGTAATGATGTCCGTCGCAGTCGAGAATTAGTGATGTCGATGACTACGGCTGTTGACAATTATGATTACAGCCTGAATTGGATTTTTCACCAGGATGGGACTTTGGAAGTCCAAAATGAATTAACAGGTATCGTACTGGCGCAGGGAACGGTTGCTCAAAAGCAATCAGAGGATGATTCCTATGGTCGCCTAATCGCAAAGAATATCTTTGGAGTAAATCACCAGCATTTTTTCAACTACCGCCTAGATTTTGATGTAGATGGTCAAGCTAATTCTGTGATGGAAATGAACGTGAAAGCTTTGCCAATGGATGAGAAAAATCCATTAGGAAATGCGATCGCAGTTGCAGAAACCCCACTCACTAAAGAAACGGCTGCTATACGCGATTTAGATATGAAAAGCAGTCGGGAATGGATGATTGTTAGTGCCGATAAGAAAAATCCGTTAGGGGCTGCACCTGGATATATGCTGATGCCTGGTGGAAACTCCATGTTTCTCCCTGTGGAAGGCTCAAAAATCCGTCAACGGGCAGAATTTGCGACTCATCACGTCTGGGTAACAAAATATAAACCTACTGAACTCTATGCTGGCGGCGATTATCCTAATCAGACTCAACCAGGACAAGGTTTACCAAAATATATTGCAGATGATGAACCCTTGATGGGTGAAGATATTGTGCTGTGGTACACAATGGGCGTAACTCATATTCCGCGATCGGAAGATTGGCCTGTGATGCCTGTTCACCGAGTTGGCTTTAAGCTAGTCCCTAGAGGATTCTTTAACCGGAATCCAGCGATAAATTTACCTGAGTAA
- a CDS encoding tetratricopeptide repeat protein, producing MDNSLAVVYLSILVFILTIAAVSVFRQIFKTRKIEGSFAKLRKKLEKEKGTTQEYYELGSIYSEKKLYSQAIALFQKALKAAEEEGEEDIAPIYNGLGYIYFTQEQYDLAIRQYKEALKSKPDYVTGLNNLGHAYEKKKLTTQALQSYEEALKFDPNNSIAKRRAESLRRLVSA from the coding sequence ATGGATAACAGTCTAGCCGTTGTTTATCTCTCAATTTTGGTGTTTATACTCACAATTGCAGCCGTGAGTGTTTTTCGCCAGATTTTCAAAACTCGTAAGATTGAAGGCTCCTTTGCAAAATTGCGAAAGAAGTTAGAGAAAGAAAAGGGTACGACTCAAGAATATTATGAGTTAGGCAGTATTTATTCAGAAAAAAAACTATATTCCCAAGCGATCGCGCTTTTTCAAAAAGCTCTGAAAGCTGCCGAAGAAGAGGGAGAAGAAGATATCGCCCCCATTTACAATGGGCTGGGTTATATTTATTTTACCCAAGAGCAATATGACCTCGCAATTCGTCAGTATAAAGAAGCCCTGAAATCTAAACCAGATTACGTAACAGGGTTGAATAATCTCGGACACGCTTACGAGAAGAAAAAGTTAACTACTCAGGCGTTACAAAGTTACGAAGAAGCACTAAAGTTTGATCCAAATAACTCTATTGCTAAACGCCGTGCTGAATCTTTACGCCGTTTAGTTTCTGCGTAA
- a CDS encoding transporter substrate-binding domain-containing protein, with product MHNRCNRWQVITRLHLVLSATIFWISCFSIVGTGFTASAAEMPEIQQRGYLTVAVKDNLRPLGFRDANGNLQGLEIDLAQRLALDLVGKTDAVKLQPVANRDRLSVVLDKKVDFAIARVTATESRSRIVSFSVPYYLDGTVLVTKDASVNKLSDLAKQKIAVLNNSSTIAKVRFYLPNAELVGVNSYHEAREKIESNAAVAFAADATVLSGWVQQYPQYQLLPTKLSTEPLSVVMPKGLQYDKLRRNVNQAIARYLEQGWLQQRSQYWGLP from the coding sequence ATGCATAACAGATGTAACAGATGGCAAGTAATTACTCGGTTACATCTGGTATTATCCGCCACGATATTTTGGATATCTTGCTTTTCCATAGTGGGGACAGGATTTACTGCATCTGCCGCCGAAATGCCAGAAATTCAGCAGCGCGGCTATCTAACCGTTGCTGTTAAAGACAACTTGCGTCCCTTGGGATTTAGAGATGCCAATGGTAATTTGCAAGGCTTAGAAATTGACTTGGCACAGCGATTAGCACTTGACTTAGTTGGGAAAACAGATGCTGTCAAATTGCAACCTGTAGCGAATCGCGATCGCCTGTCTGTAGTCTTAGACAAGAAAGTTGATTTTGCGATCGCTAGGGTGACAGCAACCGAGTCACGCAGCCGTATAGTTAGTTTCAGTGTTCCCTACTATTTGGATGGCACTGTATTAGTTACAAAAGATGCCTCTGTGAATAAGTTGAGTGATTTGGCAAAACAAAAAATTGCCGTACTTAACAACTCCAGCACTATTGCTAAAGTGCGGTTCTATCTGCCAAACGCCGAGTTGGTAGGAGTAAATTCATATCACGAAGCGCGAGAGAAAATAGAAAGTAATGCCGCTGTAGCCTTTGCCGCAGATGCTACCGTTCTAAGCGGTTGGGTGCAACAATATCCTCAATATCAGCTACTGCCAACTAAGTTATCAACTGAACCCTTGTCTGTAGTTATGCCCAAGGGATTGCAGTACGATAAATTAAGACGAAATGTGAATCAAGCGATCGCTCGTTACTTAGAACAAGGTTGGCTCCAGCAACGTTCTCAATATTGGGGTTTACCGTAA
- the rplT gene encoding 50S ribosomal protein L20: protein MTRVKRGNVARKRRNKILKLAKGFRGSHSTLFRTANQQVMKALRSAYRDRKKKKRDFRRLWITRINAASRQHGLSYSQLIGNLKKADIQLNRKMLAQLAVLDPASFGKVAELASQAKG from the coding sequence ATGACACGGGTAAAACGCGGTAATGTAGCTCGGAAGCGCCGCAATAAAATTCTCAAACTAGCTAAAGGTTTTCGCGGTTCTCACTCAACTCTGTTTAGAACTGCCAACCAACAAGTAATGAAGGCACTACGCAGTGCCTACCGCGATCGCAAAAAGAAAAAGCGCGATTTTCGTCGCCTCTGGATCACCCGCATCAACGCTGCTTCAAGACAACACGGCTTGAGCTACAGCCAGTTGATCGGTAACTTAAAAAAAGCTGATATCCAACTAAATCGCAAGATGTTGGCACAATTAGCAGTCCTCGATCCAGCTAGCTTCGGCAAAGTTGCTGAACTAGCAAGTCAAGCTAAAGGATAA
- the rpmI gene encoding 50S ribosomal protein L35 yields the protein MPKLKTRKAAAKRFRATGTGKIVRRKAGKSHLLEHKSSDKKRSMSKTTLVHERDELNVRLMLPYL from the coding sequence ATGCCTAAACTCAAGACTCGTAAAGCCGCAGCGAAGCGATTCCGTGCCACCGGCACCGGAAAAATTGTCCGTCGGAAAGCTGGCAAAAGCCACCTTTTAGAACACAAATCTTCCGACAAAAAACGTAGCATGTCCAAGACCACACTTGTACATGAACGCGATGAACTCAACGTGCGCTTGATGCTCCCATATTTGTAA
- a CDS encoding ribonuclease catalytic domain-containing protein: MEKGTLVEFRVQGDRRLGIVERPDGKTRWFVVDERGQSHSLAPRQITYTVTGQTYKPSEIASFLEQVNPYLDPSSLEVAWEILVEDGETITPELMANLLFSESAAPHCYAAYCLLSDDKLYFKQKGDAYEPRTAAQVAERKHQMEVEALKAKGQQEFLIRVEQALKGEAVEWQRHDRQRLEGLEKYAALLADTVRTGVNYDSLARAYPPSAPVLETMTMLGRPTTPQGAFQLLVDLGCWSPYENLFLRRSSIPIQFPNKVLEVAQQRLDFPPIDSDTNRLDLTHLKVYTIDDETTTEIDDGLSWEILPDGRERLWVHIADPTRWLVPEDELDLEARKRGSTVYLPTGMIPMFPEVLATGPMSLIQGRVCCALSFGIILGTTGGVEDYSIHTSSIKPTYRLTYEDVDEMLQLRVQAEPEIAAIASWAQKRKTWRYAQGAISITMPEATIKVKGDEINIDILDDSPSRQVVAEMMIVAGEVAARYGKAHNIPLPFRGQPQPELPPEEELLLLPAGFVRACAMRRCMPKSEMSITPLRHAGLGLDTYTQATSPIRRYSDLLTHFQLKAHLRGEVLPFSADQLKEVMMNVTSITQEVTMVERQTNRYYALEYLRRHPEETWDVTVLMWLREDSNLALILIEDLGLQLPMVFKRSVNLGEQIVVKVSHADPQKDMIQFQEIIYQEAQTAAN, from the coding sequence GTGGAGAAGGGCACGCTAGTTGAATTTAGGGTTCAAGGCGATCGCCGTCTGGGGATCGTAGAACGTCCAGACGGTAAAACCCGCTGGTTTGTGGTAGACGAACGTGGTCAATCCCACAGCCTCGCGCCTAGACAAATAACTTATACAGTTACCGGACAAACTTACAAGCCCTCTGAGATCGCGAGCTTTTTAGAGCAAGTCAACCCTTATTTAGACCCATCTAGCTTAGAGGTAGCTTGGGAAATACTGGTTGAAGATGGGGAAACAATCACCCCAGAGCTGATGGCGAATCTGTTATTTTCGGAATCAGCCGCGCCTCATTGTTACGCCGCCTATTGCTTGTTATCAGACGACAAACTTTATTTCAAGCAAAAAGGAGACGCTTACGAGCCGCGAACTGCTGCTCAGGTGGCAGAACGTAAGCACCAGATGGAAGTAGAGGCATTAAAAGCTAAAGGACAGCAGGAGTTTTTAATTCGTGTTGAGCAGGCGCTCAAAGGCGAAGCAGTAGAATGGCAGCGCCACGATCGCCAGCGTCTAGAAGGACTAGAAAAATACGCAGCGTTGCTTGCTGACACAGTGCGGACGGGAGTTAATTATGATTCATTAGCTCGCGCTTATCCGCCAAGCGCTCCAGTATTAGAAACTATGACCATGCTGGGACGGCCCACAACGCCCCAAGGGGCTTTTCAACTATTAGTAGATTTGGGTTGCTGGAGTCCTTATGAAAACTTGTTCCTGCGTCGTTCTTCAATTCCGATTCAATTTCCTAATAAGGTGTTAGAAGTGGCGCAACAGCGTTTGGATTTCCCGCCGATTGACTCAGATACAAACCGCCTTGATCTGACTCACCTGAAGGTTTACACCATTGATGATGAAACTACCACAGAGATCGACGATGGTCTAAGTTGGGAAATTCTACCCGATGGACGGGAGCGCCTGTGGGTGCATATCGCCGATCCCACCAGATGGTTAGTACCGGAAGATGAATTAGATTTAGAAGCCAGAAAGCGGGGCAGCACAGTCTATTTACCTACGGGGATGATTCCTATGTTCCCAGAGGTATTGGCAACTGGGCCAATGAGTCTGATCCAGGGACGGGTTTGTTGCGCCCTCAGCTTCGGAATTATTTTAGGTACAACTGGGGGAGTAGAAGATTACAGCATTCATACCAGTTCCATTAAGCCGACTTATCGCCTTACCTACGAAGATGTAGATGAAATGCTGCAATTACGGGTACAGGCAGAACCAGAAATTGCTGCGATCGCAAGTTGGGCACAGAAGCGCAAAACTTGGCGTTACGCTCAAGGGGCAATTAGCATCACAATGCCCGAAGCAACGATCAAAGTCAAAGGTGACGAGATCAACATTGATATTTTGGACGATTCCCCATCACGGCAAGTAGTCGCAGAAATGATGATTGTTGCCGGTGAAGTTGCGGCTCGTTATGGTAAAGCTCATAACATACCTTTACCCTTTCGCGGTCAGCCCCAACCGGAATTACCCCCAGAAGAAGAATTACTACTACTTCCAGCCGGATTCGTTCGCGCTTGCGCCATGCGTCGTTGTATGCCCAAGAGTGAAATGAGCATTACGCCTCTGCGCCATGCTGGTTTAGGTTTGGATACTTACACGCAAGCAACCTCTCCCATCCGCCGCTACAGTGATTTGCTTACCCACTTTCAACTGAAAGCCCATTTGCGCGGTGAAGTTCTACCATTTTCCGCAGATCAACTTAAAGAAGTGATGATGAATGTCACCAGCATTACCCAAGAGGTGACGATGGTAGAACGGCAAACGAATAGATATTATGCTCTAGAGTATTTACGCCGTCATCCAGAGGAAACTTGGGATGTAACTGTATTGATGTGGTTGCGAGAAGACAGCAACTTGGCCCTAATTTTGATCGAAGATTTAGGTTTGCAGTTACCAATGGTTTTCAAACGTTCTGTTAACTTGGGCGAACAGATAGTGGTGAAAGTTAGCCATGCCGATCCGCAAAAAGATATGATTCAGTTTCAAGAAATAATTTATCAAGAAGCCCAAACAGCGGCGAATTAA
- the rpsR gene encoding 30S ribosomal protein S18, which yields MSYFRRRLSPIKPGEPIDYKDVDLLRKFVTERGKILPRRITGLTSQQQRELTLAIKRSRIVALLPFINAEG from the coding sequence ATGAGTTATTTCCGTCGTCGTCTTTCTCCGATCAAGCCAGGAGAACCAATCGATTATAAAGATGTTGATTTATTGCGTAAATTTGTCACCGAGCGGGGTAAAATACTGCCACGGCGGATTACTGGGCTTACGTCTCAGCAACAGCGAGAGTTGACATTAGCAATTAAACGTTCGCGGATTGTGGCCTTGTTGCCATTTATCAATGCGGAAGGTTAG
- the rpmG gene encoding 50S ribosomal protein L33 translates to MAKSKGARIIITLECTECRTNSDKRSAGVSRYTSTKNRRNTTNRLELKKFCTHCNKHTVHKEIK, encoded by the coding sequence ATGGCTAAGAGTAAAGGTGCCCGCATTATTATCACACTAGAGTGTACTGAGTGCCGGACAAATTCAGATAAGCGTTCTGCTGGTGTTTCACGTTATACCAGTACAAAGAATCGCCGCAACACCACCAACAGGCTAGAACTGAAAAAGTTCTGCACCCACTGCAACAAACATACCGTTCACAAGGAAATTAAGTAG
- a CDS encoding RDD family protein, which translates to MTIERLPQKHYPKAEIGRRGMALGLDFLGVWLVSSLLGGGDIGIQFMQILVFVIFWLVLRVLVVYNNQGQSLGRWAFDLKVLEVEDGEVVGRIPDLLSLVKREAIVGLGALLVSIALSNIRANPTAILLVLPLAIDCATAFSDTQMRQALHDRYCGTFIVSSRRGYSLDIKVKRLVENMRRNVRR; encoded by the coding sequence ATGACTATCGAACGACTTCCCCAAAAACACTATCCCAAGGCTGAAATTGGGCGGCGAGGTATGGCTTTAGGGCTTGATTTCCTTGGTGTCTGGTTAGTCAGTTCCCTACTTGGAGGCGGCGATATCGGGATTCAATTTATGCAAATCTTAGTTTTTGTCATATTCTGGCTAGTTTTACGGGTGTTGGTGGTATACAACAATCAAGGCCAAAGTTTAGGGCGTTGGGCGTTCGATTTAAAGGTGTTGGAAGTCGAAGATGGTGAAGTAGTGGGCAGAATTCCAGATTTGCTCTCGCTGGTGAAACGAGAGGCGATCGTTGGTTTAGGTGCGCTTTTGGTGTCAATTGCCCTAAGCAATATTAGAGCCAATCCCACTGCTATACTGCTAGTACTTCCCCTGGCAATTGATTGTGCGACTGCCTTCTCTGATACCCAGATGCGGCAGGCTTTGCACGATCGCTATTGTGGAACTTTCATTGTTTCGTCGCGTCGTGGCTACTCACTTGATATAAAAGTTAAAAGATTAGTTGAAAATATGCGGCGGAATGTGAGAAGATAG
- the glp gene encoding gephyrin-like molybdotransferase Glp, with amino-acid sequence MVSVSDAQAIILDLVQPLDLQRDTEVVDLLAADSRILAVPVTSPLDFPHWDNSAMDGYAVRYEDVQHSSAEQPAVLEIVEDIPAGYQPKSRIQSGEAARIFTGAVIPAGADTVVMQERTRREENRVFILAAPQPQEFVRHKASFYQAGTQLLPAGIKLNASEIAVLAAAQCPQLNVYRRPRVAIFSTGDELVTVDQPLQPGQIVDSNQYALAALVKESGAEPILLGIVKDDPVTLERVIAHAVAIADIVLSSGGVSVGDYDYVDKIIESLRAKIHIRSVEMRPGKPLTVATFPSTDAINRVSPHSALYFGLPGNPAAVLVTFWRFVLPAIKKLSGITEGWEPVFLKVRSHDELRSDGKRETYLWGKLHLINGVYEFHKAGGSHSSGNLINLAQTNALAVLPMGKTSIYPQEEVQVLQLSNG; translated from the coding sequence ATGGTATCAGTCAGCGATGCACAAGCAATTATTTTAGATTTAGTACAACCGTTGGATCTTCAACGGGATACAGAAGTTGTAGATTTATTGGCAGCCGATAGCCGGATTTTGGCAGTGCCTGTCACCAGTCCGCTAGATTTTCCCCATTGGGATAATTCGGCAATGGATGGTTACGCAGTTCGGTACGAAGATGTACAGCACTCTAGCGCTGAACAACCAGCCGTTTTAGAAATTGTTGAAGATATTCCGGCTGGGTATCAGCCTAAGTCTAGGATTCAATCAGGAGAAGCCGCGCGGATTTTCACAGGTGCGGTGATTCCAGCAGGTGCGGATACTGTAGTCATGCAAGAGAGGACACGCCGCGAGGAAAACCGTGTATTTATCCTGGCTGCGCCACAACCGCAAGAATTTGTCAGACACAAAGCATCTTTTTACCAAGCTGGAACACAACTGTTACCAGCCGGAATTAAGTTAAATGCCTCAGAAATAGCTGTATTGGCGGCAGCACAATGTCCACAATTAAATGTTTACCGCCGTCCGCGTGTGGCAATTTTTTCTACTGGTGATGAGTTGGTGACAGTTGATCAACCGTTACAACCAGGGCAGATTGTGGATTCCAATCAGTATGCGCTGGCAGCTTTGGTAAAGGAGAGTGGTGCAGAACCAATACTGTTAGGGATTGTGAAAGACGATCCAGTTACTCTGGAGAGAGTTATTGCCCATGCAGTTGCGATCGCTGATATAGTTCTCTCTTCTGGTGGTGTATCAGTGGGAGATTATGATTATGTTGACAAAATTATAGAGTCATTAAGAGCCAAAATCCACATTCGATCTGTGGAAATGAGACCAGGGAAACCCCTTACTGTCGCCACTTTCCCTAGTACAGACGCGATTAATCGCGTCTCTCCTCATTCAGCCCTATACTTTGGTTTACCAGGAAACCCTGCGGCTGTGTTGGTGACATTTTGGCGGTTTGTGCTACCAGCAATCAAGAAACTTTCGGGAATTACTGAAGGTTGGGAACCAGTGTTTTTGAAAGTGCGATCGCATGATGAATTGCGATCTGATGGCAAACGGGAAACTTACCTTTGGGGTAAATTGCATTTAATTAATGGTGTTTATGAATTTCACAAAGCTGGTGGTAGTCACAGTTCTGGAAATTTAATTAATTTGGCTCAAACTAATGCTTTAGCCGTTCTCCCGATGGGTAAAACATCAATTTACCCACAAGAAGAGGTGCAAGTTTTGCAGCTTAGTAATGGGTAA